One segment of Trichlorobacter ammonificans DNA contains the following:
- a CDS encoding cytochrome b, which translates to MNLLKKLIDWVDVRVGIREVADKQLTGYLLPRTINVWYSLGSVLLFIFVIQVVTGILLLIYYVPDADKAFASVNQIMNNVPFGWLIRMCHAVGSNMMVLVLMLHMLSVLFMGSYKSPRELNWLTGFILFTLVQGVSLTGYLLPWSQLSFWATTVATNSANAIPVIGPHLVEFLRGGKLVGPHTLGRFFALHVAVIPVAIAGLIGAHLFFLKRTGISAPPFGQKETVNQWQGDGYRYESHPGGIPFFPNFMLEDLRSIAIYLALFLAVVFFNPYLFFPSSAFEPANPFVTPAHIKPEWYFLANYQILKIFPNELIGLAVQGAAMTFLALLPFIDRGRERHPLKRPLFLACAIGGLLVWLGLTVWGHYS; encoded by the coding sequence ATGAATCTGCTCAAGAAACTGATCGACTGGGTCGACGTCCGCGTCGGCATCCGCGAGGTGGCGGACAAGCAACTGACCGGTTACCTGCTGCCGCGCACCATCAACGTCTGGTACTCCCTGGGCAGCGTGCTGCTGTTCATCTTCGTGATCCAGGTGGTCACCGGCATTTTGCTGCTGATCTACTACGTACCCGATGCCGACAAGGCATTCGCCAGCGTGAACCAGATCATGAACAACGTTCCCTTCGGCTGGCTGATCCGGATGTGCCATGCCGTGGGTTCCAACATGATGGTGCTGGTGCTGATGCTGCACATGCTGTCGGTACTGTTCATGGGAAGCTACAAAAGCCCCCGCGAACTGAACTGGCTGACCGGCTTCATCCTGTTCACCCTGGTGCAGGGGGTCTCCCTGACCGGCTACCTGCTCCCCTGGAGCCAGCTCTCCTTCTGGGCCACCACTGTTGCCACCAACAGCGCCAACGCCATTCCGGTCATCGGTCCGCACCTGGTGGAGTTCCTGCGGGGGGGGAAACTGGTGGGACCCCACACCCTGGGACGGTTCTTTGCCCTGCATGTGGCGGTGATTCCGGTAGCCATTGCCGGCCTGATCGGCGCCCATCTTTTCTTCCTCAAGCGCACCGGCATCTCCGCGCCTCCCTTCGGACAGAAGGAAACCGTCAACCAGTGGCAGGGGGATGGCTACCGCTATGAAAGCCATCCGGGCGGCATCCCGTTCTTCCCCAACTTCATGCTGGAGGACCTGCGTTCCATAGCCATCTACCTGGCCCTGTTCCTGGCTGTGGTGTTCTTCAACCCGTACCTTTTCTTTCCTTCGTCGGCCTTTGAACCGGCCAACCCCTTCGTCACACCGGCCCACATCAAGCCGGAATGGTATTTCCTGGCCAACTACCAGATTCTGAAAATCTTTCCCAACGAACTGATCGGACTTGCCGTCCAAGGCGCCGCCATGACCTTCCTGGCGCTCTTGCCGTTCATCGACCGGGGCAGGGAGCGCCATCCCCTGAAGCGCCCCCTCTTTCTTGCCTGCGCCATCGGCGGATTGCTGGTCTGGCTGGGCCTGACCGTCTGGGGGCACTACTCATGA
- a CDS encoding QcrA and Rieske domain-containing protein: MENNGRRKFLGLCLGGLAAGATAAVAYPVYRYLAPRGADATAGTVTIPEKELPPGEAKFLEFAGSAAVVVRTKNGDLIALSAVCTHLGCIVQWEKDKQGFVCPCHAGYYTANGDVISGPPPRPLKKLPVRIADGVITVG, from the coding sequence ATGGAGAACAACGGCAGAAGAAAATTTCTCGGGCTGTGCCTGGGGGGACTGGCTGCCGGTGCCACGGCAGCGGTAGCCTACCCGGTCTACCGCTACCTTGCGCCGCGGGGGGCTGACGCCACCGCCGGCACGGTCACCATACCGGAGAAGGAGCTTCCTCCGGGCGAGGCCAAGTTTCTTGAATTCGCCGGTTCGGCCGCGGTGGTGGTCAGAACAAAAAACGGCGACCTGATCGCCCTCTCCGCCGTCTGTACCCACCTGGGCTGCATCGTGCAATGGGAAAAAGACAAGCAGGGATTTGTCTGTCCCTGCCATGCCGGCTACTATACCGCCAACGGCGACGTCATCTCCGGCCCCCCTCCCCGGCCGCTCAAGAAGCTGCCGGTACGGATTGCCGACGGCGTCATCACCGTCGGCTGA
- a CDS encoding Fur family transcriptional regulator, whose amino-acid sequence MILEKKKAFNAYAAKQGLRSTRQRDVILDVFLATRQHLSVEELYLKVKASHPGIGFATVYRTMKLLAEAGIARELTLKNGQARYEHQLAGEHHDHLICTGCGAIVEFEDETIEQLQREIAERHGFTITSHRMDLFGLCPGCRGTTAG is encoded by the coding sequence ATGATCCTGGAAAAAAAGAAGGCATTCAACGCCTACGCAGCCAAGCAGGGGTTACGTTCAACCCGCCAGCGGGACGTCATACTGGACGTGTTCCTGGCCACCCGGCAGCACCTGAGCGTGGAAGAGCTGTACCTGAAGGTAAAGGCGTCCCATCCCGGCATCGGCTTTGCCACGGTCTACCGCACCATGAAGCTGTTGGCCGAGGCCGGCATTGCCCGGGAGCTGACCCTGAAAAACGGACAGGCCCGCTACGAACACCAGTTGGCGGGGGAGCACCACGATCACCTGATCTGCACCGGCTGCGGCGCCATTGTCGAGTTCGAGGACGAAACCATCGAGCAGTTGCAGCGTGAGATTGCCGAGCGCCACGGCTTCACCATCACCAGCCACCGCATGGACCTGTTCGGGCTCTGTCCCGGCTGTCGCGGTACCACTGCCGGCTAG
- the feoB gene encoding ferrous iron transport protein B — MSSESTIAEQPSARRVALVGNPNVGKSVLFNALTGSYVTVSNYPGTSVEVSRGKAVIRNETWEVVDTPGMYTLHTITEEERVAREILLNERPDLVLHVLDARNLERMLAMTVQLIEAGLPVVLVVNIMDEAERMGLSFDLPLLQQRLGIPVIAAAMARKRGLEEIRAAIAGVGQSCGMPVTYSRLLEHDISQLTDLLQEEYVLTRRALALLMLQGDEEVVELVLAREGERADAIKQKVREIAFERRESFHLDLSMERKEVVRRLVQGVITLPHRQRESMGERFSRLTVRPLTGVPLLLITLYFGLYKFVGEFGAGTVVDFLEGTLFEELFNPWITGLVKGLIPWWMLQELLVGEYGVITLGLRYAVGIILPIVATFFLFFSLLEDTGYFPRLALLVDRVFKLFGLTGRAVIPMVLGFGCSTMATMVTRTLETVRERVLATLLLALAIPCSAQLGVIMALLSKTPGGLLVWAGMMTLLFLLVGMIAARVMPGETSMFYMELPPMRMPQLSNVLTKTYTRMQWYFLEILPLFILASVVLWLGKITNTFEKLVSAMTPVMTALGLPGDAATAFIFGFFRRDYGAAGLYDLQTKGLLDGRQLTVAAVTLTLFVPCVAQFLMMKKERGWKVSLGIFLLVSLLAFGTGFTLNRVLLATGLL, encoded by the coding sequence ATGAGTTCAGAAAGCACCATCGCAGAACAGCCTTCCGCACGGCGCGTTGCCCTGGTGGGCAACCCCAATGTGGGGAAGAGCGTGCTTTTCAACGCACTGACCGGCAGTTACGTGACGGTTTCCAATTATCCCGGCACCTCGGTGGAGGTGTCGCGGGGCAAGGCGGTGATTCGCAACGAGACCTGGGAGGTGGTGGACACTCCCGGCATGTACACCCTGCATACCATCACCGAGGAAGAGCGGGTGGCTCGCGAGATTCTGCTGAATGAGCGTCCCGACCTGGTGCTGCATGTGCTGGACGCCCGTAACCTGGAGCGGATGCTGGCCATGACCGTGCAGTTGATCGAGGCGGGGCTGCCGGTGGTGCTGGTGGTGAACATCATGGACGAGGCGGAGCGGATGGGGCTCTCCTTCGATCTGCCGCTCCTGCAGCAGCGGCTGGGAATTCCGGTGATCGCGGCAGCCATGGCCCGCAAGCGGGGGCTGGAGGAAATCCGCGCCGCCATTGCCGGTGTTGGTCAGAGCTGCGGCATGCCGGTGACTTACAGCCGTCTGCTGGAACATGACATCAGCCAATTGACGGACCTTCTGCAGGAAGAGTACGTACTGACCCGCCGGGCCCTGGCCCTGCTGATGCTGCAGGGGGACGAGGAAGTGGTGGAGCTGGTGCTGGCCCGGGAGGGGGAGCGTGCGGATGCCATCAAACAAAAGGTGCGCGAGATCGCCTTCGAGCGTCGCGAATCGTTCCACCTGGACCTTTCCATGGAGCGTAAGGAAGTGGTCAGGCGCTTGGTGCAGGGGGTGATCACCCTCCCGCACCGGCAACGGGAAAGCATGGGCGAGCGGTTCTCCCGCCTGACAGTGCGGCCGCTGACCGGGGTGCCGCTGCTGCTGATCACGCTCTACTTCGGTCTGTACAAGTTCGTGGGAGAGTTCGGCGCCGGCACGGTGGTGGATTTTCTGGAGGGGACGCTGTTCGAGGAACTGTTCAACCCCTGGATTACCGGCCTGGTCAAGGGGCTGATCCCCTGGTGGATGCTCCAGGAGCTGCTGGTGGGGGAGTACGGGGTGATTACCCTGGGATTGCGCTATGCCGTGGGGATCATCCTGCCGATCGTGGCCACCTTCTTTCTCTTCTTCTCGCTGCTGGAGGATACCGGCTATTTTCCGCGCCTGGCGCTCCTGGTTGACCGGGTATTCAAACTGTTCGGCCTCACCGGCCGGGCGGTGATCCCGATGGTACTGGGCTTCGGCTGCAGCACCATGGCCACCATGGTGACCCGTACGCTTGAAACGGTGCGGGAACGGGTGCTGGCCACTCTTCTGCTGGCGCTGGCCATTCCCTGTTCCGCCCAACTGGGGGTGATCATGGCGCTGTTGTCCAAAACGCCGGGGGGACTGCTGGTCTGGGCCGGCATGATGACCCTGCTCTTCCTGTTGGTGGGGATGATTGCGGCCCGGGTCATGCCGGGGGAAACCTCCATGTTCTACATGGAGCTGCCGCCGATGCGAATGCCGCAGCTCTCCAACGTGCTGACCAAGACCTATACCCGGATGCAGTGGTATTTCCTGGAGATACTGCCGCTCTTCATCCTGGCATCGGTGGTGCTCTGGCTGGGCAAGATCACCAATACCTTCGAAAAGCTGGTAAGTGCCATGACGCCGGTTATGACTGCCCTGGGGTTGCCGGGCGACGCGGCCACGGCCTTTATCTTCGGATTTTTCCGTCGTGACTACGGCGCAGCCGGACTGTACGACCTGCAGACCAAAGGACTTCTGGATGGCCGGCAACTGACCGTGGCGGCGGTGACGCTTACGCTGTTCGTTCCCTGCGTGGCCCAGTTTCTGATGATGAAGAAGGAGCGGGGCTGGAAGGTTTCCCTGGGAATTTTCCTACTGGTCAGCCTGTTGGCCTTCGGCACCGGGTTTACGTTGAACAGGGTGCTGCTGGCAACCGGGCTGCTGTGA
- a CDS encoding metal-dependent transcriptional regulator: MKLSERAEEILEAMWVSVEEEGGAFYDPEKMKITIDDPACRELTSHALVEIRQGMLYFRPEGREEGRKTIRRHRLAERLMMDVFNIKGEEGDSKACEFEHLLNEGVDVKLCTMLNHPETCPHGKPIPPGECCSAARHAGDRGVVALTECASGQEGEIAYIQTGDSTKMQKLMAMGVLPGNRIKLVQSFPSYIFRVGFSEFAIDGALAREIFVRPLP, from the coding sequence ATGAAACTTTCTGAGCGGGCGGAAGAAATACTGGAGGCGATGTGGGTTTCCGTGGAAGAGGAGGGTGGGGCCTTCTATGATCCCGAGAAAATGAAGATAACCATTGATGATCCCGCCTGCCGCGAACTGACCTCCCACGCCCTGGTGGAAATCCGGCAGGGGATGCTCTATTTTCGCCCGGAGGGACGGGAGGAGGGGCGTAAGACCATCCGTCGCCACCGGCTGGCGGAGCGGCTGATGATGGACGTGTTCAACATCAAGGGGGAAGAGGGTGACAGCAAGGCCTGCGAGTTCGAGCACCTGCTGAACGAAGGGGTGGATGTCAAGCTGTGCACCATGCTGAACCATCCGGAGACCTGCCCCCACGGCAAGCCGATTCCACCGGGGGAGTGCTGTTCCGCGGCACGTCATGCCGGCGACCGGGGAGTGGTGGCACTGACCGAATGCGCCTCCGGTCAGGAGGGTGAGATCGCCTACATCCAGACCGGCGACAGTACCAAGATGCAGAAGCTGATGGCCATGGGGGTGCTGCCCGGCAACCGGATCAAGCTGGTGCAGTCCTTCCCGTCGTACATCTTCCGGGTCGGTTTTTCTGAGTTTGCCATTGACGGCGCCTTGGCCCGGGAGATATTCGTGCGGCCGCTTCCCTGA
- the rpsT gene encoding 30S ribosomal protein S20, translating into MAHHKSAIKRIKQNEKRNARNRHRKSTLKTYIKRVREAVENKDKTAALEALAAAIPVIDKTASKGVIHKATASRNVSRLTKLVNTLA; encoded by the coding sequence GTGGCCCATCACAAGTCGGCAATCAAGCGTATCAAGCAGAACGAAAAGCGCAATGCCCGCAACCGTCATCGCAAATCGACCCTCAAGACCTATATCAAGCGGGTCCGTGAAGCTGTAGAAAACAAGGACAAGACCGCCGCACTGGAAGCGCTTGCGGCAGCCATTCCGGTCATCGACAAGACTGCTTCCAAAGGGGTCATCCACAAGGCAACCGCATCCCGCAACGTTTCCCGCCTGACCAAGCTGGTCAACACCCTGGCCTGA
- the purN gene encoding phosphoribosylglycinamide formyltransferase: MTAPPVNIAVLVSGNGTNFQAIVDALEAGRITKGRIACLISNRPDAFALERARQHGIPALVLEHTGFANRREYDTALVALLREHNVQLVVLAGFMRILSPVMIEAFPNAIMNIHPALLPSFPGLDAQKQALDYGVRYTGCTVHFVDCGTDTGPIILQAVVPVLAGDTVESLSERIHGEEHRIYPEAVGLFCTGRLQVTGRRVIVTPALSP; encoded by the coding sequence ATGACGGCACCGCCGGTCAATATAGCCGTCCTCGTTTCAGGGAACGGCACCAATTTCCAAGCCATCGTCGATGCCTTGGAAGCAGGACGGATAACAAAGGGACGGATCGCCTGCCTGATCAGCAACCGGCCGGACGCCTTCGCCCTGGAACGGGCACGGCAGCACGGCATTCCCGCCCTGGTGCTGGAACATACCGGCTTCGCCAACCGCCGGGAGTACGACACCGCCCTGGTGGCCCTGCTGCGCGAGCACAATGTCCAACTGGTGGTCCTGGCCGGTTTCATGCGCATTCTGTCGCCGGTAATGATAGAGGCGTTCCCCAACGCCATCATGAACATCCACCCTGCCCTGCTTCCCTCCTTTCCCGGACTGGACGCCCAGAAGCAGGCACTGGACTACGGCGTGCGCTACACCGGCTGTACGGTCCATTTCGTCGACTGCGGTACCGACACCGGACCGATCATCTTGCAAGCCGTGGTACCGGTACTGGCCGGGGACACGGTGGAATCGCTCTCGGAGCGGATTCACGGCGAGGAACACCGCATCTACCCCGAGGCGGTTGGCCTGTTCTGCACCGGACGGTTGCAGGTTACGGGCCGCCGGGTGATCGTCACCCCGGCACTTTCTCCTTGA
- the purM gene encoding phosphoribosylformylglycinamidine cyclo-ligase, which yields MTESRATYKEAGVDIEAGNSFVRMIKPLVKSTFRPEVMTDIGGFGGLFSLNTSKYKNPVLVSGTDGVGTKLKLAFMADRHDTVGIDLVAMCVNDIVVQGAEPLFFLDYLATGRLEPEKAAQVVAGIAEGCRQAGCALIGGETAEMPGFYADGEYDIAGFTVGVVEKDKIIDGTSIKNDNLLIGIGSSGLHSNGYSLARRIIFDRMKLSVNAPLPELGGTVADALLAPTRIYVRSIMNLLKDFTINGIAHITGGGLLENIPRVLPKGCTAKIKLGSWEMPPVFPLLQKAGNVEQNEMYRTFNMGVGMVLVVPPKDVDDLISRLHGLGESAWLIGEIGGSGDVEPCVELV from the coding sequence GTGACAGAGTCCCGCGCAACCTACAAGGAAGCCGGCGTTGATATCGAGGCCGGCAACAGTTTCGTCCGGATGATCAAGCCACTGGTCAAGTCAACCTTCCGTCCGGAGGTCATGACCGACATCGGCGGCTTCGGCGGGCTCTTCTCCCTGAATACAAGCAAGTACAAGAACCCGGTCCTGGTCTCCGGCACCGACGGTGTCGGCACCAAGCTGAAACTTGCCTTCATGGCCGACCGCCACGATACGGTGGGAATAGATCTGGTGGCGATGTGCGTCAACGACATCGTCGTACAGGGGGCCGAACCGCTCTTCTTTCTTGACTATCTGGCAACCGGCAGGCTCGAACCGGAAAAGGCCGCCCAGGTGGTGGCCGGAATCGCCGAAGGATGCCGCCAGGCGGGCTGTGCCCTGATCGGCGGCGAAACCGCGGAGATGCCCGGTTTCTACGCCGACGGCGAGTATGATATTGCCGGTTTTACCGTTGGTGTGGTGGAAAAGGACAAGATCATCGACGGCACGTCGATCAAGAACGACAACCTGCTCATCGGTATCGGCTCCAGCGGCCTGCACAGCAACGGCTATTCCCTGGCCCGCAGAATTATCTTCGACCGGATGAAGCTTTCCGTCAACGCCCCCCTGCCCGAACTGGGCGGTACCGTGGCCGATGCCCTGCTTGCCCCCACCCGCATTTATGTTCGGTCGATCATGAACTTGCTCAAGGATTTCACCATCAACGGCATTGCCCACATCACCGGCGGCGGCCTGCTGGAGAACATCCCCCGGGTCCTGCCCAAGGGTTGTACCGCCAAAATCAAGCTCGGCTCCTGGGAAATGCCTCCTGTCTTCCCGCTGCTGCAGAAGGCCGGAAATGTTGAGCAAAACGAGATGTACCGCACCTTCAACATGGGGGTCGGCATGGTGCTGGTGGTACCACCGAAGGATGTGGACGACCTCATCTCCCGGCTGCACGGCCTGGGGGAAAGCGCCTGGCTGATCGGCGAAATCGGCGGCAGCGGCGATGTCGAGCCCTGCGTGGAGCTGGTCTGA
- a CDS encoding lytic transglycosylase domain-containing protein, with amino-acid sequence MLCALLFAPGIAAADIYRYEDADGVVHFTDTPTDKKFKIFLKDLRKDRQLRTRFRLAAGGDPREYEHLINASAAKYGVSPALVKAVIRAESGYNPNAVSRAGATGLMQLMPGTARSLNVTNTFDPKQNVDGGVRYLRFLLDTFKGDISLALAAYNAGMSKVARYGGIPPYQETRTYVNRVLAGMQQAN; translated from the coding sequence ATGCTCTGCGCCCTCTTGTTCGCCCCCGGGATAGCTGCCGCCGACATTTACCGCTATGAGGATGCCGACGGTGTGGTGCATTTTACCGATACTCCCACCGACAAAAAGTTCAAAATTTTCCTGAAGGATCTGCGCAAAGACCGTCAATTGCGGACCCGCTTCCGGCTTGCCGCCGGCGGTGACCCGCGGGAGTACGAACACCTGATCAACGCCAGCGCGGCGAAGTACGGCGTCAGTCCCGCCTTGGTCAAGGCGGTCATCCGGGCCGAGTCCGGCTACAATCCCAATGCCGTGTCCCGCGCCGGGGCAACCGGTCTGATGCAACTGATGCCCGGCACCGCCAGGAGCCTGAACGTGACCAATACTTTTGATCCGAAGCAGAACGTTGACGGCGGTGTCCGCTATTTGCGCTTCCTGCTGGACACCTTCAAGGGAGATATATCACTGGCCCTGGCCGCCTATAACGCCGGCATGTCCAAGGTGGCACGCTATGGCGGCATCCCCCCCTATCAGGAGACCCGTACCTACGTGAATCGTGTTCTTGCCGGCATGCAGCAGGCCAATTAA
- the pgsA gene encoding CDP-diacylglycerol--glycerol-3-phosphate 3-phosphatidyltransferase yields MSNSPSILNLPNIVTLFRIACIPLLVVLLLSPSREAGFWAAAVFALASASDWLDGYLARRMKIVTVFGKFLDPIADKLIVTAALVMILPYNRVPAWIVLVILAREIIITGLRSIASSEGIVIQASDLGKYKTIFQITAIIGLLLHYEYRWFFGLDHPLLTVSMHNTGIFFLWIALALTVWSGVDYLVKFIKVIAR; encoded by the coding sequence ATGTCGAATTCGCCGTCTATCCTCAATCTTCCCAATATCGTGACCCTGTTCAGGATCGCCTGCATCCCGCTCTTGGTGGTTCTGCTGCTGTCTCCATCCCGGGAGGCCGGGTTCTGGGCTGCCGCAGTGTTTGCCCTGGCCTCGGCCAGCGACTGGCTGGACGGGTACCTGGCCCGCCGCATGAAGATCGTCACCGTGTTCGGCAAGTTCCTGGACCCGATCGCAGACAAGCTGATCGTGACGGCGGCGCTGGTGATGATCCTGCCCTATAACCGGGTACCGGCCTGGATCGTGCTGGTCATTCTGGCCCGTGAAATCATCATCACCGGCCTGCGCAGCATCGCCTCCAGCGAGGGGATCGTGATTCAGGCCTCCGATCTCGGCAAATACAAGACCATCTTCCAGATTACCGCCATCATCGGGCTCTTGCTGCACTACGAGTACCGCTGGTTCTTTGGACTGGATCACCCGCTGTTAACCGTTTCCATGCATAATACCGGCATCTTTTTTCTCTGGATCGCCTTGGCGCTCACCGTCTGGTCGGGGGTCGACTACTTGGTCAAGTTCATCAAGGTCATTGCCCGCTGA
- a CDS encoding KamA family radical SAM protein, translating into MSESPSPCVSLEEILSSFKVESAALQQVAARFPFRLSRYYAGLIRRPDDPVWRQAIPSLQELSDSDQSPDPLDEERLSPVPGLIHRYPDRAVLLAGRQCAVFCRFCMRKRSIGCTGDAVDLERAVDYIAVTPTLRDILISGGDPLLLPLEMLDTLLSRLRAISHVEIIRIGSRLPVTDPARITPELCRMLACHHPLYLNTHFNHPLELTPQAARACDLLSGAGIPLGNQTVLLKGVNDDPAVLEELFRGLLRMRVKPYYLHQMDLVQGTAHFRTPLARGMEVVEALRGRVSGMAIPHFVVDLPGGRGKVPLLAETARRQPDGSWRIRTCDGRMVAYHDPA; encoded by the coding sequence ATGTCGGAATCCCCATCCCCCTGCGTATCCCTTGAGGAGATCCTTTCCTCGTTCAAGGTGGAATCCGCCGCCCTGCAGCAGGTGGCCGCCCGCTTTCCCTTCCGCCTGTCCCGCTATTACGCGGGGTTGATCCGGCGACCGGACGACCCGGTCTGGAGACAGGCGATTCCGTCGCTGCAGGAACTCTCGGACAGTGACCAGTCTCCCGATCCCCTTGATGAAGAACGCCTGAGCCCCGTGCCCGGCCTGATTCACCGCTACCCCGACCGGGCGGTGCTGCTGGCGGGAAGGCAGTGCGCCGTTTTCTGCCGGTTCTGTATGCGTAAGCGTTCCATCGGCTGCACCGGCGATGCCGTCGACCTGGAGCGGGCCGTTGACTATATCGCCGTCACGCCGACGCTGCGCGATATCCTGATCTCCGGTGGCGATCCCCTGCTGCTGCCGCTGGAAATGCTCGACACCCTGCTGAGCCGGCTGCGTGCCATTTCCCATGTGGAGATCATCCGCATCGGCAGCCGCCTGCCGGTGACCGATCCGGCGCGGATAACCCCGGAGCTCTGCCGGATGCTGGCGTGCCATCACCCCCTGTACCTGAATACCCATTTCAACCATCCCCTGGAGCTGACACCCCAGGCGGCACGAGCCTGCGATTTGCTGAGCGGGGCCGGAATACCGCTGGGCAACCAAACGGTGCTGCTGAAGGGGGTAAATGACGATCCGGCCGTGCTGGAGGAGCTGTTCAGGGGGCTCTTGCGGATGCGGGTAAAGCCCTACTACCTGCACCAGATGGATCTGGTCCAGGGGACGGCCCATTTCCGGACGCCGCTTGCGCGGGGGATGGAGGTGGTGGAGGCGCTACGGGGGCGGGTGTCCGGCATGGCCATCCCGCATTTCGTGGTGGATCTGCCGGGGGGCAGGGGCAAGGTGCCGCTTCTGGCTGAGACGGCACGTCGGCAGCCGGACGGGAGCTGGCGGATACGTACTTGTGACGGCCGGATGGTGGCCTACCACGATCCGGCCTGA
- a CDS encoding ATP-binding protein, protein MNNEIDIQIRVPNQTRYLSLIGSIGEDLAAHLQEYEGDREALAYHLNLVLTEAMVNAIRHANANDPQEEVVIRITISDNELVMLVFDHGQGFDIGAIPDPTALDAGLLDEHGRGLFIMRSLMDSVHYRKVDGGNVLELRKKL, encoded by the coding sequence ATGAACAATGAGATCGACATACAGATCAGGGTGCCCAACCAGACTCGCTACTTAAGCCTCATCGGCAGCATCGGCGAAGATCTTGCCGCCCATCTGCAGGAGTACGAAGGGGATCGGGAGGCGCTGGCCTATCACCTGAACCTGGTGCTGACCGAAGCCATGGTCAATGCCATACGGCACGCCAATGCCAACGATCCCCAGGAAGAGGTGGTCATCAGGATTACCATCTCCGACAACGAGCTGGTGATGCTGGTCTTCGACCACGGTCAGGGCTTCGATATCGGCGCCATTCCCGACCCGACCGCCCTCGATGCCGGGCTGCTCGACGAGCATGGCCGGGGGCTCTTCATCATGCGCTCCCTGATGGACTCGGTGCACTATCGCAAGGTGGACGGCGGCAACGTCCTGGAGCTGCGCAAGAAACTCTGA
- a CDS encoding STAS domain-containing protein, which translates to MNIRLEENKGGILVQVREERLDANNAETLKHELSRLFEEGKKGVVVDLKDVRFIDSSGLGALVSGFKNASSRQAVLKLSGLQSQVKSMFELTRLHRVFDIYANADEALESL; encoded by the coding sequence ATGAACATCAGACTTGAAGAGAACAAGGGCGGCATACTGGTACAGGTCAGGGAGGAGCGCCTTGATGCCAACAACGCTGAGACGCTGAAACATGAGCTGTCACGCCTGTTCGAGGAGGGGAAGAAAGGGGTGGTGGTGGACCTGAAGGATGTCCGCTTCATCGACAGCTCGGGGCTGGGCGCCTTGGTATCGGGCTTTAAGAACGCATCCTCCCGTCAGGCGGTGCTGAAGCTCTCCGGACTGCAGAGCCAGGTGAAGTCGATGTTCGAGCTGACCCGCCTGCACCGGGTGTTCGACATCTACGCCAATGCCGACGAGGCGCTCGAATCATTGTAG